The proteins below come from a single Bactrocera dorsalis isolate Fly_Bdor chromosome 5, ASM2337382v1, whole genome shotgun sequence genomic window:
- the LOC105223987 gene encoding uncharacterized protein LOC105223987 → MSRNYTSPYAKPLHQYPSQSEDYISLEIGGPGTCSTPARPHYNNLNTKGSGGNFYQNKQRGRGGQQNRFSGGWQSNRHSTSGYGMQWQQTPRNCDPTERQWRGGGQRQRNSRQSFNCKVKDVSAYVHRSMLEDPWKDLMERRDAIKRSEINLPTPAQQNDQITTFASTEESDSEDIEADMYNVSNEGDIVTGSP, encoded by the exons ATGTCTCGAAATTATACATCTCCCTATGCTAAGCCACTACATCAATATCCTTCTCAATCAGAGGATTACATATCACTAGAAATTGGCGGCCCAGGTACATGTTCCACACCCGCACGACCGCATTACAACAACCTGAATACTAAAGGCAGCGGTGGAAACTTCTATCAGAATAAACAAAGAGGTCGTGGAGGTCAACAAAATCGGTTTTCGGGTGGATGGCAAAGTAATCGGCACAGCACTAGTGGATATGGAATGCAATGGCAACAGACTCCACGAAATTGTGACCCTACGGAGCGGCAATGGCGTGGTGGTGGACAAAGACAACGGAATAGT AGACAATCTTTTAATTGTAAAGTGAAGGATGTATCGGCGTACGTGCATAGGTCTATGCTGGAAGATCCATGGAAGGACTTAATGGAAAGAAGAGATGCGATTAAAAGAAGCGAGATAAACCTGCCAACTCCTGCCCAGCAAAATGATCAAATTACAACATTCGCAAGCACAGAAGAAAGCGACAGCGAGGATATAGAAGCTGATATGTATAACGTTAGTAATGAAGGTGATATTGTTACAGGGAGTCCGTAG
- the LOC105223986 gene encoding uncharacterized protein LOC105223986, which yields MSQQHPNPQQKSNEPVCADNNKKKGVTRQKIDQQNLKTKLFEVRASGDGGSVKQKHDFDYSNCQLLKSKSPLQATTGAYNQLKHKESITCMDQLQQQMQSILSCTEVNEKQHNCQHPNNAGSQRCSRRNSLNREQESNHHEAHDQHPNSENNRPLSKSARLRQKRKAAQRNKYVAIDCEMVGVGHNGQDDMLARVSIVNKQGEVLLDKFVKPWIKVTDYRTSISGIRPKDIENGEDFHLVQDEVVELLQGKILVGHAIRNDLAVLHIKHPYKNIRDTARYKPLCRLVSNGRTPSLKLLSQAILGMEIQIGEHNSVEDARAAMKIYNCLSGDWEKYVQKQQNNHHK from the coding sequence ATGTCCCAACAACATCCTAATCCtcaacaaaaaagtaatgaacCCGTATGTGCAgacaacaataagaaaaaagGAGTTACAAGACAAAAAATAGACCAACAAAatcttaaaacaaaactttttgaagTAAGGGCTTCAGGCGATGGAGGatcagtaaaacaaaaacatgatTTTGATTACTCAAATTGCCAACTATTAAAGTCAAAGAGCCCACTGCAAGCAACAACTGGAGCATACAACCAATTAAAACATAAGGAGTCAATTACATGCATGGatcaactgcaacaacaaatgcaatctATTTTATCATGTACTGAGGTTAATGAAAAACAGCACAACTGTCAACATCCAAATAATGCGGGTTCACAAAGATGTTCACGTCGTAATTCATTGAATCGGGAACAGGAATCTAATCATCACGAAGCACACGATCAACACCCCAATTCTGAAAACAATCGACCGCTAAGCAAATCTGCACGATTACGTCAAAAACGTAAAGCTgctcaaagaaataaatatgtagctATTGATTGTGAGATGGTTGGTGTGGGTCACAACGGTCAAGACGACATGTTAGCACGAGTTTCTATCGTAAATAAACAGGGTGAAGTTTTGTTAGATAAATTTGTTAAACCGTGGATCAAGGTAACTGATTATAGAACAAGTATATCTGGTATCAGACCAAAGGACATCGAAAATGGCGAAGATTTTCATTTGGTGCAGGATGAAGTTGTTGAATTGCTTCAGGGTAAAATTCTTGTTGGCCATGCTATACGCAACGATTTGGCTGTATTACACATAAAGcatccatataaaaatatacgagACACTGCCCGTTATAAGCCATTATGCCGTCTAGTTTCGAACGGACGAACTCCGAGCCTTAAACTTTTGAGTCAAGCAATTTTAGGTATGGAAATACAAATAGGAGAGCACAATTCCGTAGAGGACGCACGTGCTGCtatgaaaatttataactgTTTAAGTGGAGATTgggaaaaatatgttcaaaaacaacaaaataatcaccataaatag